One region of Hoeflea sp. 108 genomic DNA includes:
- a CDS encoding DMT family transporter produces MPLSSNVRGASFMVVAMAAFTFNDTLSKLAAQTINPGQLMLVRGVFATVLISLLAWHRGALKGARDYWHPMVLLRLIGEVGGTVCFLAALPHLPLANISSVLQALPLAVTMGAALFLGEGVGWRRWLAIVVGFGGVLIIVRPGFDGFNAFSLLALLSVAFCAVRDLATRQIPGHVPSLFVSTVTTIVITLTGAFTIVPFGGWTPMPLELVMYLGGAAVLVLFGYQFVIMAMREGEVSFIAPFRYTALIWAISLSIFVFGDIPDTAMITGAAMIVASGLYSLYRERLVGKGRPAAESTSPTMAPDGV; encoded by the coding sequence TTGCCACTTTCCTCGAATGTTCGCGGCGCCAGCTTCATGGTTGTCGCGATGGCCGCCTTCACCTTCAACGATACGCTGAGCAAGCTTGCTGCCCAGACGATCAATCCCGGCCAGCTGATGCTGGTGCGCGGCGTCTTTGCCACTGTTCTCATCAGCCTGTTGGCCTGGCACCGGGGAGCGCTCAAGGGCGCCCGCGACTACTGGCACCCCATGGTGCTGCTGCGCCTGATCGGCGAGGTCGGCGGCACTGTCTGCTTCCTCGCGGCCCTGCCCCATCTGCCGCTCGCCAACATTTCGTCCGTGCTTCAGGCCCTGCCGCTTGCAGTTACCATGGGGGCGGCGCTGTTCCTCGGCGAAGGCGTCGGCTGGCGCCGATGGCTGGCCATCGTGGTCGGCTTCGGCGGCGTGCTGATCATCGTCCGGCCCGGCTTTGACGGCTTCAACGCCTTTTCGCTGCTGGCGCTGCTTTCGGTTGCTTTCTGCGCCGTGCGCGACCTGGCGACCCGCCAGATTCCCGGGCATGTGCCCTCGCTGTTCGTTTCGACCGTCACCACCATCGTCATCACGCTGACCGGCGCATTCACCATCGTGCCCTTCGGCGGCTGGACGCCGATGCCGCTGGAACTCGTGATGTACCTCGGCGGCGCGGCAGTGCTGGTGCTGTTCGGCTACCAGTTCGTCATCATGGCGATGCGTGAAGGCGAGGTCTCGTTCATCGCGCCCTTCCGCTACACGGCGCTCATCTGGGCGATCTCGCTCAGCATCTTCGTCTTCGGCGACATTCCCGATACCGCCATGATCACGGGTGCCGCAATGATCGTCGCGTCGGGCCTCTATTCGCTCTATCGCGAGCGCCTCGTGGGCAAAGGTCGTCCCGCGGCCGAAAGCACGAGCCCGACAATGGCTCCGGACGGCGTGTGA
- the mobA gene encoding molybdenum cofactor guanylyltransferase MobA translates to MMTAIAGLILAGGRSSRMGGTDKTLLALGGRPMIRHVLDRLAPQASPVVINTNGDPAHFAHFGAEVIADTIAGYQGPLAGVLTGLEWAKELAGVTHVLSVAGDTPFFPADLAQKLAHHAVEDRIAVAASNGRVHPTFALWPVSLRVALAGFLQGADSRRVMTFMEQAGMAAVDFPEMRFGNARVDPFFNINTPDDLAEAERLLAGVE, encoded by the coding sequence GTGATGACTGCTATCGCAGGCCTCATCCTTGCGGGCGGACGCTCCAGCCGCATGGGCGGCACCGACAAGACCCTGCTTGCGCTCGGCGGGCGACCGATGATCCGCCATGTGCTCGACCGGCTCGCGCCGCAAGCGTCGCCTGTCGTTATCAACACCAATGGCGATCCGGCGCATTTCGCGCATTTCGGCGCCGAGGTGATTGCCGATACGATTGCAGGTTACCAGGGACCGCTGGCCGGGGTTCTGACCGGGCTCGAATGGGCAAAGGAGCTCGCCGGCGTTACCCATGTGCTGAGCGTCGCCGGCGACACGCCGTTTTTCCCAGCCGACCTGGCCCAGAAGCTCGCCCATCATGCAGTCGAGGACCGCATCGCTGTAGCGGCTTCCAATGGCCGCGTGCACCCGACCTTTGCACTGTGGCCGGTGTCGCTGCGCGTCGCCCTTGCCGGCTTTCTCCAAGGCGCCGACAGCCGTCGCGTCATGACCTTCATGGAACAGGCGGGCATGGCCGCAGTCGACTTCCCCGAGATGCGTTTCGGCAATGCCAGGGTCGATCCGTTCTTCAACATCAACACGCCCGACGATCTCGCCGAGGCGGAACGCCTGCTCGCCGGAGTTGAATGA
- the mobB gene encoding molybdopterin-guanine dinucleotide biosynthesis protein B has product MMTHRVFGITGWKNSGKTTLTERLVTELTGRGWKVSTIKHAHHDFDIDKPGTDSFRHREAGASEVAIVSGRRWALMHELRGEDEPTLDEVLGRIAPCDMVLVEGYKREGHLKIEARRIEAKDRAPLAPNDPSIVAVAADHQVEGENVPVFGIDDIRAIADFIEQRLGLAKH; this is encoded by the coding sequence ATGATGACCCATCGTGTCTTCGGCATCACCGGGTGGAAAAACTCGGGCAAGACGACCCTGACCGAGCGCCTGGTCACCGAATTGACCGGGCGTGGCTGGAAGGTCTCAACCATAAAGCACGCCCACCACGACTTCGACATCGACAAGCCGGGCACCGACAGCTTCCGCCACCGCGAGGCCGGCGCAAGCGAAGTCGCCATCGTCTCGGGACGCCGCTGGGCGCTGATGCATGAACTGCGCGGCGAAGACGAGCCGACACTGGACGAAGTGCTCGGCCGCATCGCTCCATGCGACATGGTGCTGGTGGAAGGCTACAAGCGCGAGGGCCACCTCAAGATCGAGGCCCGCCGGATCGAGGCCAAGGACCGCGCGCCGCTGGCGCCGAACGATCCGTCCATCGTGGCGGTTGCAGCCGATCATCAGGTCGAAGGAGAGAATGTTCCCGTCTTCGGCATCGACGATATCAGGGCCATCGCCGACTTCATCGAGCAACGCCTGGGCCTTGCAAAACACTGA
- a CDS encoding ABC transporter substrate-binding protein, whose translation MRISTRIALAATAALALTLGAAQAQDKKITIATEGAYPPFNNLTSDGKLVGFDVDIANALCDEMKVKCEIVAQEWDGMIPALQAGKFDAIIAQMSITPERKEKIDFSKKYINTPAVIAAAKDSDIKGVTKEDLAGKTIGVQGSTIHYNYAEKVFTDSTIKSYPSAEEYKLDMANGRLDAVSDDLVSISQWLETADGACCKIVGTIPNMPEIHGEGAGVGVRKGDTALADQFTAAIAAIRANGKYKEINDKYFKFDVYGD comes from the coding sequence ATGAGGATTTCCACGCGTATCGCCTTGGCCGCCACTGCGGCACTCGCGCTCACCCTTGGAGCTGCGCAGGCGCAAGACAAGAAGATCACGATCGCCACCGAGGGCGCCTACCCTCCCTTCAACAACCTGACCTCCGACGGCAAGCTGGTCGGCTTCGACGTCGACATCGCCAACGCGCTTTGCGACGAGATGAAGGTCAAGTGCGAGATCGTCGCCCAGGAATGGGACGGCATGATCCCGGCGCTTCAGGCCGGCAAGTTCGATGCCATCATCGCCCAGATGTCGATCACGCCCGAGCGCAAGGAAAAGATCGACTTCTCGAAGAAGTACATCAACACGCCCGCCGTGATCGCCGCCGCCAAGGACAGCGACATCAAGGGTGTGACCAAGGAAGACCTGGCCGGCAAGACGATCGGCGTGCAGGGCTCGACCATCCACTACAACTACGCCGAGAAGGTGTTCACCGACAGCACCATCAAGTCCTATCCGAGCGCGGAAGAATACAAGCTCGACATGGCCAATGGCCGTCTCGACGCCGTCAGCGACGATCTCGTCTCGATCTCGCAGTGGCTTGAAACCGCGGATGGCGCTTGCTGCAAGATCGTCGGCACCATTCCGAACATGCCTGAGATCCACGGCGAAGGCGCCGGCGTCGGCGTCCGCAAGGGCGACACCGCCCTGGCCGATCAGTTCACGGCGGCCATCGCCGCGATCCGCGCCAACGGCAAGTACAAGGAAATCAACGACAAGTACTTCAAGTTCGACGTCTATGGCGACTAA
- a CDS encoding ABC transporter permease — protein MQSIWALLSFGPEGWGSALAYGVFTTVSLALVTLPLGLLIGFLVALAKQSSEPSMRLAGNIYTTIFRGLPELLTLFLVFYGAQIGIQQVVRLISPDTTVEINSFIAGMVALGVVFSSYASEVFLSAFRAIPRGQYEGGYSVGLSPRQTMRLVVLPQLVRIALPGLTNLWLILLKDTALVSAIGLTDILRQASIASRVTKEAFLFYSVACLIYLALAIISSFGIRAIERKVGKREAAR, from the coding sequence ATGCAGAGCATCTGGGCGCTTCTAAGTTTCGGGCCAGAAGGCTGGGGCAGCGCCCTTGCCTACGGTGTCTTCACCACCGTCTCGCTCGCTCTCGTCACATTGCCGCTGGGCCTGTTGATCGGTTTCCTGGTCGCGCTCGCCAAGCAGTCGAGCGAACCGTCCATGCGGCTGGCCGGCAACATCTACACCACCATTTTCCGTGGCCTGCCCGAACTGCTGACGCTGTTCCTTGTATTTTACGGCGCGCAGATCGGCATTCAGCAGGTTGTCCGGCTCATCAGCCCGGACACCACGGTGGAAATCAACAGCTTCATCGCCGGCATGGTCGCGCTCGGCGTCGTCTTCTCGTCCTACGCCAGCGAAGTGTTCCTGTCCGCCTTCCGCGCCATTCCGCGCGGGCAATATGAGGGCGGCTATTCGGTCGGGCTTTCGCCACGGCAGACGATGCGTCTGGTGGTCCTGCCGCAGCTCGTGCGCATCGCCCTGCCCGGCCTGACGAATCTCTGGCTGATCCTGCTCAAGGACACCGCGCTGGTGTCGGCCATCGGCCTGACCGACATCCTGCGCCAGGCGAGCATCGCCTCGCGGGTCACCAAGGAGGCCTTCCTGTTCTACAGCGTCGCTTGCCTCATCTACCTGGCCCTCGCCATCATCTCGTCTTTCGGCATCCGCGCCATCGAGCGCAAAGTCGGCAAGCGGGAGGCCGCACGATGA
- a CDS encoding ABC transporter permease — translation MNASTETVEKVQRPPAPPRGWPRERILGWVFVSLWIALGIALVAYLISAWNPELFNKYAPSYLSGVRVTLTLVAISIVLGSILSLPICYARMSSNRVLNAISYGYVYFFRGTPLLAQTFLIYYGFGSFRPQLEAIGLWGFFREAWYCAVLAFALNTAAYQAEILRGAIESVGKGQWEAASALGLSKLQTMYKVILPQALVVALRPYGNEIILMVKGSAIVAIITVYDLMGETRRAFSRTFDFQTYLWAALLYLSMVEALRHGVDWIERRITRHLHR, via the coding sequence ATGAACGCTTCGACCGAAACGGTGGAGAAAGTTCAGCGTCCGCCCGCACCGCCGCGCGGATGGCCACGGGAGCGCATTCTCGGCTGGGTCTTCGTCAGTCTCTGGATCGCCCTTGGTATCGCCCTGGTCGCCTATCTGATCAGCGCCTGGAACCCCGAGCTCTTCAACAAATATGCGCCGAGCTACCTGTCCGGCGTCCGCGTGACGTTGACGCTGGTTGCGATCTCCATCGTGCTCGGCTCGATCCTGTCGCTGCCGATCTGCTATGCGCGCATGTCCAGCAACCGCGTGCTGAATGCGATCTCCTACGGCTACGTCTATTTCTTCCGCGGCACGCCGCTGCTCGCCCAGACATTCCTGATCTATTACGGCTTTGGCTCCTTCCGCCCGCAGCTCGAGGCCATCGGCCTTTGGGGATTTTTCCGCGAAGCCTGGTATTGCGCGGTGCTTGCATTTGCGCTGAACACGGCTGCCTACCAGGCGGAAATCCTGCGCGGCGCCATCGAGAGCGTCGGCAAGGGGCAGTGGGAAGCAGCCTCCGCGCTCGGCCTGTCCAAGCTGCAGACGATGTACAAGGTGATCCTACCGCAGGCGCTGGTCGTGGCTCTGCGTCCCTACGGCAACGAGATCATCCTCATGGTCAAGGGCTCGGCCATCGTCGCCATCATCACGGTCTATGACCTGATGGGCGAGACCAGGCGCGCATTCTCGCGCACCTTCGATTTTCAGACCTATCTGTGGGCCGCCCTGCTCTACCTGTCGATGGTTGAGGCGTTGCGTCACGGAGTGGACTGGATCGAGCGCCGGATTACTCGCCATCTGCATCGCTAG